Below is a genomic region from Demequina sp. NBRC 110054.
CCCTCGGCCCACCATCACGAGATCTACCTGAGCGACTTCCGCCGCGCCGCGCCCGAGAAGTTGCGCACGATCCTGCGGCAGCCCGTCGCTCGCGTCTGAGGCCACGCGCCGCGCGGCTGGCACCGGGGCGCGAATCGTGACCGCACGGTGATGCGGCGCACGCCCGGAACTCGCCGGCGTGGGTTACCGTCTATGCAAGGCCGCATCGCATCCGGGGGGACGCATGGGCGGCCGAGGGGGTGTCATGAGCATCGAAGAGGTCGGCGTGCCCGCGCGAGCGAGGCCGCAGTGGCCGATCATGGTGGCCGCGGGAGTGGTCGCCGCGTTCGCGATCGCGCTCGTGGCGGCTTTTCCGCTGGTGGAAACCTCGAACGACGCCGATCCGCAGACGCTCACGACCGAGCAGATTGCGTCGCGCGGCTACGACGTCGCCGCCGCGGAGCTGCTCGCCGGGGTGTGGGACTCGAGCTACGGGCCGACGGTCGTCACGGTCGACGACGTTGTCTCGCTCGCGCCCGGGAGCACCGATGGCGACGTGACGCTCGTGGCCGACCACTCGGGCATCGACGTCGACGCGCGCACGGAGCGGACCGCGACGGCAGCAGAGCGCAGTGACGTGATCGCCGACGCGATCCCGATGACGGCGACCGGGCGCGCGGCGGTGACCTCGCTCATCTCCGAGCTGCGAGCCGTCGAGGAGGAGGCGACCGCCGCATCGTCCAGTGCCGACATGGTCGCCATCACCGTCGAACCGACCGCGGTCGAGGGCCATCTCACCGACACCGTCGGCGACTACTGGGTGCAGGTCAGCCTGTATGTGACCGAGGAGTACCGCGACGGAGTCGTGTCGGAGGGCGTCGAGACGGCCATCGTGGTGTTCGATCCGGACACACACGCGGTCGTCGACGCGGTGCTGCTGACGCAGGAGGACGCCGCTCCGTAGGCTGGCGGTATGACGTCGATCGGCAAGGTGCACGTGGGCTGGCTGCTGCTGGCCGTGCTCGCAGACATCGTGGCGATCCTCTTGTGGAACCTCACCATCACCACCTGCACCGAGGCCGTCGAGGGCGTCGGCGCGTGCGACACCTCACCCGTGCCCCGGATCGGCGCCGTGCTCGTCGCGCTGCTGTCGGTGGGCTTCGTGCTCAAGGCGCTCACCGCGATCCCGCGGGACGAGGTCTAGCAGCCCGCTCGCCGAGCGCGCGGCTGCACCGTCGACCTCCCTGGCGTGCGAGCCGCTGCTCACCGCCCGACGCGTGTGTTTCCGGGCTACCGTCGAGTCATGGTCACGTCCCCGGTCGAGATCACCTCTGGCGGTATCGCGCTCGTCGGCACGCTCGACGTGCCGGAGCTCGAGCCGGGCCAGCGGGTGCCTCTCGTCGTGATCATGCACCGACTCTTCGGCGACCAGGAGGAGGCCGTGCTGGTCGCCACCTCGCGCGCGCTGGTCGCGCGGGGGATCGCCACGCTGCGATTCGACTTCATCGGCCAAGGCCGCAGCGGCGGTCGCTTCATCGACATGACCGTGCCGATCGAGCTCGCGGAGGCCGCGGACGTGGTGGCGTTCGCGCGGGCCTTGCCGTTCGTCTCGACACTTGGGCTGGTCGGGCATTCGCAGGGCGGGGTCGTCGCGTCGATGCTTGCGGGACGGATGGGCTCCGACGTGGGTGCGATCGTGCTGCTCGCGCCCGCCGTCATCATCCGCGACGACACCCGCGCGGGCACCATCCTTGGCGCATCGTTCGATCCCGACGATCTCCCCGAGCAGATCGAGATGTGGGGATACCCGCTGGGTCGGGAGTTCCTCAGGACGGGGCAGGAGCTCCCGATTCTCGACGACTCCTCCCCGTACGAGGGACCGATGCTGGTGCTCGCCGCGGGTGCTGATGAGCATGTACCGCTCTCGCCCATCGAAGCCTTCGCCTCGCGCATGACTGACGCGCGCATCGTGGTGCTCGACGGCAAGGACCACTTCTTCGAGCCCGACGTGCAGCGCGCTGCGACGCTCGCCGCGGACTTCCTCCGCGAGCACCTGGTCTGAGGAAGAGGTCAGGCCGCGGTCGGCTCCCGGGACCATCCCGCATCGTCCGGGTTCACCCAAGTCTCCTCGGTGTCCCCATACGCGCGCACCCCGGCGAACCAGTACGTCGTGTCCGGGTCCCAACCTGCCAGGACGGACGATGCGCCATCGCCTACGGGGATCGCGCGGCCAGCGGTCTCGAGGTAGCCAGCGACGGTGAGATGGGCGCCGTCGTAGTACTCGGCGACGCGGGACCAGTCGGGAAGGACCCACGGCCCGGGCTCCCCCGTCGTCCGGTACCAGTCATGACGGCGCGACGCGGTGACGTCGATCGGGAAGCGGCGGCACAGGTCGGCCCACGCGTCGGGGCCGTCGATCTCGTAGACGTTCGCGTCGCTCGGGACAGCAGCACGGCGGACCAGCGCCCGCTCCGGCCCATGGCTGTCCTCGATCAGCCACAGCCCCGCAGGACCGCTGTCTCCAAGCGAGCGCGTGGTGCGCGTCAAGGCGTGCGGCGGCTTGGACCACCACGGTCCCGAGATGGCCTCCTGAGGGCGCTTGCGGTAGCTGCGGTGAAAGCGGTACTCCTCCTCGACGATCGCCTCGCGCCAGTTCGCCAGCACGGTGGCGGGCTCGCCCGCGTGCTCGAAACCTGCCGGGTGATCGTGAAGATCGAACTCGACCACCCATTGACTCGCAAGGTCCACCGGCGCACCCCACCAGGACGGTGCCTCGCTCGCCTCGATCGCGGCGGCCACCTCGACCAGCGGCCCTCGCATCTCGTCCGTCGCGGCGAGCACGTCCTCACCGTCGGGCGCCTGCCAGTACATCGCCGCGTCGACGGAGGCGACGAGCGCGGACATGAGCGTGTGCGCGTCGAGGCGCCCGCGCGGGGCGTCCGCCCACAGCCGGGCTACGTCCGCCGTGGTACGAATCGGGATTTCTGGGGGCCCGGACCCCTCAAGGGCGAGCATGCTGAGGGCCGGGGTCCCCCGGCGAGGATCGAGATCGTGCGAGGCGTAGAAGACCGCGGTGACGAACTCCTGGCCCGCGTCGTCCTCCGCGTGACTCGCCCACTCGAGCATCGTCGCGAGGCACAGTCTCCGCCCGCGCGGTCCCGCCATCAGATCCATCTGCACACCCCCGACTGTCACCCTAGGGCCGTGCGCTCCCGGTCGCGCTAGGTTCGATCCATGGACCTCACCGTCGACGCCGCGTCGAAGACGCCACCGTTCGCGCAGGTGCGCGACCAGATCGCCGCGCAGATCCTCGCCGGCGACCTTGCGGACCAGGCGAGGCTTCCGGCAATCCGGGCCCTCGCATCGTCCCTGTCCGTGGCGCCCGGCACCGTCGCGCGCGCCTACGGCGAGCTCGAGGAGGCCGGGCTCGTCGTCACGGCGGGCCGCAACGGGACGTGCGTCATCGGCCAGGCGGTCGATGTGGAGCTCGCCTCTGCGGCCGACGGCTTCCTCGCGCTAGGACGCATGAAGGGGCTCGAGCCGGAGGCGCTCATCGCACTCCTGCGGTCCCGCCCACGGGTCTAGGCACGCACGCGGCCGGCGCCACCGCGGACTGCCTAGCCGCGGCCTGCGGCAGCCGACGCGACCAGGTTGCTCTTCGGCAGGGACTCACCGGCCTCGACCGCCGCGAGCCACGTCGCGGCGTCAGCCACGGCTGCCCAGTTCGAGTGCAGCAGCGCCATGAGGGTCTCGTGGACCTGCCTCGCAGGAGCGGTACCTGCGTCATTGACCAGGTCGATCGCGCCCGTCGCATCGGCCAGCACCTCGACGGCGAGGCCCTTCGTGGCGGCGTCGACCGACGTGCCGAGCACGCAGTTGTTCGTCATGTACCCGGTCAGCGCGAGGGTGTCGACGCCCTGAGCACGGAGCCACTCCTCGAGTCCGGTCTCCGCAAGCACTGACGCGTGGTGCTTGACGACGCGTTCCCACGCGGGCGTCTCGCGCGCCGCGAGCGAGGGGTGGACCTCGTACCCGGGCGTCCCGGGTGCGAACACAGGGGCCCCGGCGCCCGAATCGTGCTGCACCACGACGATCGGGATACCTCGCGCCTCCGCCTCGTCGACCGCCTCGAGGATCCGCGCGAGCGACTCCTCTCGCGGCGGGTGCTGGATCGGCAGCCTTCCGGTGAAGTACTCGTTCTGGACATCGATCAGGACGAGCGCGCGGCGCGGCGTGGTCATCGTTCCTCCCGGGTGTCGGCCGCTGTCCACGCTACTCGCGCTCGGCACGCGTGGGCGCTGGAATCGCACCACGGTGGGGATCGGGCCGCCAGAGCGGCCGTCATGCGATTCCAGGACGCATCTGGGAGGGCTATGACGCGACCGACAGCTCCCGCGTCGGCCCCGCGACGCGCCACTCGCGCGGGGTCACCCCGTGCTGACGCCGGAACGCGCGTGTGAAGGTCGTCGCATCGTCGAAGCCCGCGCTCGCCGCGATCTCGGCGATCGGCACGTCGGCGAACTCGGGATCCGTGAGGCGCGCCGCCGCGAGCGCGAGCCGCCGGCCGCGCAGATAGTCGCTCGGCGTCGTGCCCACGTCCTCGAACACGTGATAGACCGTCCGCCGCGACAGGAAGAACTCCGCGGCGATGTCGTCGACGCGCACCCGCGGAAGGTTCACCGCCACGAAGTCCTGGATCGCGCGCAGCAGCCCGCCGCGGGTCCGCGGCAGCACACGCGTGCCCTCGGCCGAGGCACGGATCATCGTCGCCGCCAGGTCTCGCGCCACCTCGGACGCCTCGGCCGCCTGGGTCCCCGGAGGGGGACCGCCCTGCTTGTGCAGGTCGAGCGCATAGGTGAAGAACACCCGGGTCGCGTCCGTGGCGGGCAGGCTCAGCTGACCCAGCCCTCCCCTCACGGCTTCGGACGGCGCGTCGAGCGAGGCCTGCGAGACCTGCACGATGAGCTGCTGCTGCCCCGGTTCCGAGTAGTCGAGGTAGTAGGGGGAGTCGGTGGCGTACATGGACGCGCTGCCGGGACGCACCGACACCATGCGCCTGCCCTGCCGCACCGTGCCTCGCGAGGCCACCTGGAGGGACAGGTGCAGATCATCCACCTCGGACCTGGCCGCAAGTCGCTCGGACCGGTCCACCGTGTGACCGTCGGTCGCGACGCACGAGATCGAGATGCTGTCGTCGAGCTCGAGGTGATCCATCCTGGCCGTGAATCCGG
It encodes:
- a CDS encoding AraC family transcriptional regulator gives rise to the protein MVVHAAGSADEWKDVVSRCFIPISFDSFEPGFTARMDHLELDDSISISCVATDGHTVDRSERLAARSEVDDLHLSLQVASRGTVRQGRRMVSVRPGSASMYATDSPYYLDYSEPGQQQLIVQVSQASLDAPSEAVRGGLGQLSLPATDATRVFFTYALDLHKQGGPPPGTQAAEASEVARDLAATMIRASAEGTRVLPRTRGGLLRAIQDFVAVNLPRVRVDDIAAEFFLSRRTVYHVFEDVGTTPSDYLRGRRLALAAARLTDPEFADVPIAEIAASAGFDDATTFTRAFRRQHGVTPREWRVAGPTRELSVAS
- a CDS encoding cysteine hydrolase family protein: MTTPRRALVLIDVQNEYFTGRLPIQHPPREESLARILEAVDEAEARGIPIVVVQHDSGAGAPVFAPGTPGYEVHPSLAARETPAWERVVKHHASVLAETGLEEWLRAQGVDTLALTGYMTNNCVLGTSVDAATKGLAVEVLADATGAIDLVNDAGTAPARQVHETLMALLHSNWAAVADAATWLAAVEAGESLPKSNLVASAAAGRG
- a CDS encoding alpha/beta hydrolase is translated as MVTSPVEITSGGIALVGTLDVPELEPGQRVPLVVIMHRLFGDQEEAVLVATSRALVARGIATLRFDFIGQGRSGGRFIDMTVPIELAEAADVVAFARALPFVSTLGLVGHSQGGVVASMLAGRMGSDVGAIVLLAPAVIIRDDTRAGTILGASFDPDDLPEQIEMWGYPLGREFLRTGQELPILDDSSPYEGPMLVLAAGADEHVPLSPIEAFASRMTDARIVVLDGKDHFFEPDVQRAATLAADFLREHLV
- a CDS encoding GntR family transcriptional regulator, yielding MDLTVDAASKTPPFAQVRDQIAAQILAGDLADQARLPAIRALASSLSVAPGTVARAYGELEEAGLVVTAGRNGTCVIGQAVDVELASAADGFLALGRMKGLEPEALIALLRSRPRV